GCACCCAGGAAGAGCTAAAGATTGCCTCCGAGGTGCAGGATAGCTTGATTCCAAAGAAGTTGCCGACCGACGACTGGTTTGAAATCAGCACCCATTCGCTGGCGGCGAAGGAAGTAGGCGGCGATTTTTACGATTTTCTGCTATTGCCGGGCCGGCGGCTGGCCGTACTCATCGGCGACGTAAGCGGCAAGGGCATTACGGCCGCCTTCCACATGGCCCAGATGAAGGGCATTTTCCACGCCCTTATGCAGGGCAACCCGCTGGCCAAGAACGAGCGCGACCGGTTTCCGGTGCCCAGCCGCTTCATGACGCAGGCCAACGCCGCCCTGGCTCACTGCCTCGAACGCTCGTCGTTCATTACCTCGTCGCTCTACATCATTGATTACGAACAGGGGGGCTTTATGTTTGCCCGCGCTGGCCATTGCCACACGCTGTACTACCACGCTCTGCGCGAGGAAGTATTCTACTTCCAGTCTACGGGCTTGGGGCTGGGCATTATCCGCAACGACAGCTACGAGAAGCACATCAATAACCAGTTTTACGACTACGGGCCCGGCGACGTGATGGTGATTTACACCGATGGCATTGTGGAAGCCCGTGGCACCGGCCAGGAAGAATACGGCGAGGACCGCCTCAAGCAGCGCCTCGAAGAGTGCTACTACCAGGATGCCGATGCCATCAAGTGGTTTATCTTGAACGACTTGAACGGCTTTACTACCGGCCAGCCCATCCACGACGATCAAACGCTCCTAGTGGTTAAATTCAAAGCTGTCCAACCTGAACCGGTGGCCTAACGTATCGGCCTCATCATGAAAGTAACCGCCCAACCCTCCGCCGATTCCCTGCTGCTCCTCCTCGATGGCGAACTGGACGCCAGCTCGGCCGTGCTGCTCGACACTGAATTCAACAAGCCCGACTTGCTCGATTACCGCAAAGTCCTCATCGACTGCGCCAAGCTCAGCTACATTTCGTCGGCTGGCCTAGGTGTCTTCATTTCCCATTTGCAGCGCCTGCAAGACAATAATGTAAAGCTGGTGTTCTTTAACATGCAAGAGAAAGTGTTCAACGTTTTCGAAATCCTTGGCCTCGACTCGCTGATGACTATTGTGCCTACCCAAGCTGAGGCCGTGGCCGCGTAGTGGAGCTTTGGTTTGGGGCCCCAGTGGCGCCCCAAACCAAAGCTGTTCCGGGCAACGTTAATGACACGCTACCAATAGCAATTAGAAAATTTCTGATGAAGGACGTGCTCCGCATTGAATGCTCGCGCCGCAACCTGCAACAGGTGCGCGACTTCGTACGGGGTTTTCTCAGCCGCCGCTCGGTACCCGAACTGTTGATAAACCAAGTGGTGCTGGCCGTAGACGAGGTGGTGGCCAACTTCATTATTCACGCCAACAGCGAAGACGAGCAGCAGTTCATCGACCTGGAACTGGTGGTGGACGGGCGCGTGCTGAGCGTAGAAATTGCTGACAACGGCGACACCATTTTTCTGCCGCACCCCCACACGGCCCCCGATCTGCCCGAATACATTCGGCAGGGCCGCAAGGGCGGCATGGGCATGGCCCTGGTGAACCGGCTGATGGACCGGGTAGAGTTTTTCACCCGCGACCACCACACCGTTTGCCACCTCAGCAAGGAGCTGGTGTGAGGGCCCCGGGCCCCGGCGCG
This genomic stretch from Hymenobacter sp. PAMC 26628 harbors:
- a CDS encoding PP2C family protein-serine/threonine phosphatase, with protein sequence MRHPLFFIGFLFALASGGIAAASLLGVPGAAMLPGPAGLLLLASDLGILLVLARLFFRPAAALPRRVEIQSLQRLVQIVQHGQTPTEVYHILLESAVQTVQADAAWLDLSPDYDNNRSEAIAQYYHLAPAQADALRAGLRVLGPGSEEPVINDLRLHPGFAGTAPDFRSLVRLPLHGRLLEYGTLYLLKAEPKKFDSEDLSVLQTFASQAVLSIENLALATIALHNQRTQEELKIASEVQDSLIPKKLPTDDWFEISTHSLAAKEVGGDFYDFLLLPGRRLAVLIGDVSGKGITAAFHMAQMKGIFHALMQGNPLAKNERDRFPVPSRFMTQANAALAHCLERSSFITSSLYIIDYEQGGFMFARAGHCHTLYYHALREEVFYFQSTGLGLGIIRNDSYEKHINNQFYDYGPGDVMVIYTDGIVEARGTGQEEYGEDRLKQRLEECYYQDADAIKWFILNDLNGFTTGQPIHDDQTLLVVKFKAVQPEPVA
- a CDS encoding STAS domain-containing protein — encoded protein: MKVTAQPSADSLLLLLDGELDASSAVLLDTEFNKPDLLDYRKVLIDCAKLSYISSAGLGVFISHLQRLQDNNVKLVFFNMQEKVFNVFEILGLDSLMTIVPTQAEAVAA
- a CDS encoding ATP-binding protein — its product is MKDVLRIECSRRNLQQVRDFVRGFLSRRSVPELLINQVVLAVDEVVANFIIHANSEDEQQFIDLELVVDGRVLSVEIADNGDTIFLPHPHTAPDLPEYIRQGRKGGMGMALVNRLMDRVEFFTRDHHTVCHLSKELV